In Taeniopygia guttata chromosome Z, bTaeGut7.mat, whole genome shotgun sequence, one genomic interval encodes:
- the ATP5F1A gene encoding ATP synthase subunit alpha, mitochondrial — translation MLSARVAATLARSLPRQAGLVSRSTLPAAFVATRNLHASKPRFQKTGTAEVSSILEERILGADTSAELEETGRVLSIGDGIARVYGLRNVQAEEMVEFSSGLKGMSLNLEPDNVGVVVFGNDRLIKEGDVVKRTGAIVDVPVGEELLGRVVDALGNPIDGKGAIASKTRRRVGLKAPGIIPRISVREPMQTGIKAVDSLVPIGRGQRELIIGDRQTGKTSIAIDTIINQKRFNDGTDEKKKLYCIYVAIGQKRSTVAQLVKRLTDADAMKYTIVVSATASDAAPLQYLAPYSGCSMGEYFRDNGKHALIIYDDLSKQAVAYRQMSLLLRRPPGREAYPGDVFYLHSRLLERAAKMNDSFGGGSLTALPVIETQAGDVSAYIPTNVISITDGQIFLETELFYKGIRPAINVGLSVSRVGSAAQTRAMKQVAGTMKLELAQYREVAAFAQFGSDLDAATQQLLNRGVRLTELLKQGQYVPMAIEEQVAVIYAGVRGHLDKLEPSKITKFESAFLAHVLSQHQDLLSTIRTEGKISDQTEAKLKEIVTKFLSTFEA, via the exons ATGCTCTCCGCCCGCGTGGCCGCCACCCTCGCCCGCTCCCTGCCGCGGCAGGCCGGCCTG GTTTCCAGGAGCACCCTCCCTGCAGCATTTGTTGCTACAAGAAACCTCCATGCCTCAAAACCACGCTTTCAGAAAACTG GTACTGCCGAGGTGTCTTCTATTCTTGAGGAGCGCATCCTGGGAGCTGACACCTCGGCTGAGCTGGAGGAGACAGGCCGCGTGCTCTCGATCGGTGATGGTATTGCTCGCGTGTACGGCCTGAGAAATGTCCAGGCAGAAGAGATGGTTGAGTTCTCTTCTGGGCTTAAG GGTATGTCCCTGAATTTGGAGCCTGACAACGTTGGTGTTGTTGTGTTTGGTAACGACAGACTGATCAAAGAGGGTGATGTTGTGAAGCGGACTGGTGCCATTGTGGATGTTCCAGTgggggaggagctgctgggccgTGTTGTGGATGCCCTGGGCAATCCAATTGATGGGAAG gGTGCTATTGCATCTAAGACACGTAGGAGAGTTGGCTTGAAGGCCCCTGGGATCATTCCCAGGATCTCTGTGCGTGAGCCCATGCAGACGGGGATTAAGGCTGTGGACAGCTTGGTGCCCATTGGTCGTGGCCAGCGTGAACTGATCATTGGTGACAGGCAGACTGG GAAAACTTCAATTGCAATTGACACCATAATCAACCAGAAACGATTCAATGATGGCACGGATGAGAAGAAGAAACTGTACTGTATCTATGTTGCCATTGGCCAGAAGAGATCCACTGTTGCTCAGTTGGTCAAGAGGCTCACTGATGCAG ATGCCATGAAGTACACTATTGTGGTGTCTGCCACAGCATCTGATGCAGCACCCCTGCAGTATCTGGCTCCCTATTCAGGCTGCTCCATGGGGGAGTACTTCAGAGACAACGGGAAGCACGCACTAATCATCTATGATGATTTGTCCAAACAG GCCGTTGCCTACCGTCAGATGTCTCTGCTGCTGCGCCGCCCCCCTGGCCGTGAGGCCTACCCTGGTGATGTGTTCTACCTTCACTCTCGGCTGCTGGAGAGGGCAGCCAAAATGAATGACTCCTTCGGGGGCGGCTCGCTGACTGCTTTGCCTGTCATCGAGACTCAGGCTGGGGATGTGTCTGCTTACATTCCAACCAATGTCATCTCCATCACCGATGGACAG ATTTTCTTGGAAACTGAGTTGTTCTACAAAGGTATCCGTCCAGCTATCAATGTTGGTCTGTCTGTGTCCCGTGTGGGTTCTGCTGCTCAGACCAGGGCTATGAAGCAG GTGGCCGGTACCATGAAGCTGGAGTTGGCTCAGTATCGGGAGGTCGCTGCCTTTGCCCAGTTCGGCTCTGACCTGGACGCTGCCACGCAGCAGCTGCTGAACCGCGGTGTGCGCCTGACAGAGCTGCTCAAACAGGGCCAGTACG TTCCCATGGCTATTGAGGAGCAGGTGGCAGTCATCTATGCTGGTGTCAGAGGTCACTTGGACAAACTGGAGCCCAGCAAGATCACAAAATTTGAGAGTGCTTTCCTAGCTCATGTACTGAGCCAGCACCAGGACCTCCTCTCCACAATCAG GACCGAAGGGAAGATCTCTGACCAGACAGAAGCAAAGTTGAAGGAAATAGTCACAAAATTCCTGTCTACTTTTGAGGCATAA